A region from the Natronoarchaeum mannanilyticum genome encodes:
- the ribB gene encoding 3,4-dihydroxy-2-butanone-4-phosphate synthase — MSGDTDVEIGDADAASAVDAAVAAFREGRPVCVHDFDDREGETDLIYPARAVDADAVARMRNDAGGLICTAFSDAVADAAELPFLADVIDHPAGETEHLAYGDRSSFSLTVNHCDAFTGVTDADRALTITELGAFAERVANGDELDAEDFAGDFRAPGHVHLLRAAEGLLADRRGHTELGLALADAADQPPAVVVCEMLDDDTGDALSTAAAREYAARNNIPFVDGDALVKRLG, encoded by the coding sequence ATGAGCGGCGACACCGACGTCGAGATCGGCGACGCGGACGCCGCGAGCGCGGTCGACGCGGCCGTCGCGGCGTTCCGCGAGGGCCGGCCGGTCTGCGTCCACGATTTCGACGACCGCGAGGGCGAGACCGACCTGATCTACCCCGCCCGCGCGGTCGACGCCGACGCCGTCGCCCGCATGCGCAACGACGCCGGCGGGCTGATCTGCACCGCGTTCTCGGACGCCGTCGCGGACGCCGCGGAGCTTCCCTTCCTCGCGGACGTGATCGACCACCCCGCCGGCGAGACCGAGCACCTCGCGTACGGCGACCGCTCGTCGTTCTCGCTGACGGTCAACCACTGCGACGCGTTCACCGGCGTCACCGACGCCGACCGCGCGCTCACGATCACCGAACTGGGCGCGTTCGCCGAGCGAGTCGCGAACGGCGACGAGCTGGACGCCGAGGACTTCGCCGGCGACTTCCGCGCGCCCGGCCACGTCCACCTGCTCCGGGCCGCCGAGGGGCTGCTCGCCGACCGCCGGGGCCACACCGAGCTCGGCCTCGCGCTGGCCGACGCCGCCGATCAGCCGCCGGCGGTCGTCGTCTGCGAGATGCTTGACGACGACACTGGCGACGCGCTCTCGACCGCCGCCGCCCGCGAGTACGCCGCCCGGAACAACATTCCGTTCGTCGACGGCGACGCGCTCGTGAAACGACTCGGCTGA
- a CDS encoding DUF120 domain-containing protein, whose amino-acid sequence MSNAASIAVGHDELAVLKLLALDGGTGGEMKVSCADVAEQVDASTQTASRRLQRLDDAGYVERETVTDGQWIAITDDGEQALRAEYEDYRRIFEGASSVELAGTVTGGMGEGRHYISLPGYMRQFEERLDYAPFEGTLNVDLTDASVRRRSALESLEPVPIDGWEDEERTYGPAICYPATIATADGQRYEGAHLITPERTHHDEDQIELIAPDRLRDELGLEDDEQVTVTVEERR is encoded by the coding sequence ATGTCTAACGCAGCGTCGATCGCCGTCGGGCACGACGAACTGGCCGTGCTGAAGCTGCTGGCGCTCGACGGCGGCACCGGCGGGGAGATGAAAGTCTCCTGCGCCGACGTCGCCGAGCAGGTCGACGCCTCCACGCAGACGGCGTCGCGGCGCCTCCAGCGGCTCGACGACGCCGGCTACGTCGAGCGCGAGACCGTCACCGACGGGCAGTGGATCGCCATCACCGACGACGGCGAGCAGGCCCTGCGCGCCGAGTACGAGGACTACCGGCGGATCTTCGAGGGCGCGTCGTCGGTCGAGTTGGCCGGCACCGTCACCGGCGGGATGGGGGAGGGGCGCCACTACATCTCGCTGCCGGGGTACATGCGCCAGTTCGAGGAGCGACTGGACTACGCGCCGTTCGAGGGGACGCTCAACGTCGACCTGACCGACGCGAGCGTCCGGCGCCGGTCCGCCCTGGAGTCGCTCGAACCGGTGCCGATCGACGGCTGGGAGGACGAGGAGCGAACCTACGGCCCGGCGATCTGCTACCCGGCGACGATCGCGACCGCGGACGGACAACGCTACGAGGGGGCCCACCTCATCACGCCCGAGCGCACCCACCACGACGAGGACCAGATCGAGCTGATCGCTCCCGACAGGCTCCGCGACGAGCTGGGCCTCGAGGACGACGAACAGGTCACCGTCACCGTCGAGGAGCGGCGATGA
- a CDS encoding iron transporter: protein MSQNPAKTTSDEVDDRQLELAKAEGEAYTRSIDYMIEKVADAGGDMQTAEDYVVGYAQEEAEGMYRLESDGEFEWVEPDEENCHLEIAVTDAADGRFVPELDVRATLDPAAEDADTVGPFEVPFVWHPGLFHYGTNLEVPGEGEYDLTIEVDPPTFMRHDEENGDRYGEPVEVTFEGIEIETGQD from the coding sequence ATGAGCCAGAATCCGGCCAAAACGACCAGCGACGAGGTCGACGACCGACAGCTAGAGCTCGCGAAGGCCGAAGGCGAGGCGTACACGCGCTCGATCGACTACATGATCGAGAAAGTCGCCGACGCCGGTGGCGACATGCAGACCGCCGAGGACTACGTCGTCGGCTACGCCCAGGAGGAAGCCGAGGGGATGTACCGGCTCGAAAGCGACGGCGAGTTCGAGTGGGTGGAACCGGACGAGGAAAACTGCCACCTCGAAATCGCGGTGACGGACGCAGCAGACGGGCGGTTTGTCCCCGAGCTCGACGTGCGGGCGACGCTCGATCCGGCTGCCGAGGACGCCGATACCGTCGGGCCGTTCGAAGTGCCGTTCGTCTGGCACCCTGGCCTGTTCCACTACGGGACGAACCTCGAGGTGCCCGGCGAGGGGGAGTACGACCTGACGATCGAGGTCGACCCGCCGACGTTCATGCGCCACGACGAGGAGAACGGCGACCGGTACGGCGAGCCCGTCGAGGTGACGTTCGAGGGGATCGAGATCGAGACCGGGCAGGACTGA
- the twy1 gene encoding 4-demethylwyosine synthase TYW1 produces the protein MSDSDSGGPKQVSDPEYHSENHTAAQTCGWTANALRGEGKCYKYAFYGIESHRCIQMTPVVKCNERCVFCWRDHAGHAYELDDVEWDDPEAVVDASLRLQKRLLSGFGGNDEVPREVFEQAMEPRHVAISLDGEPSLYPYLPELIDEFHERDITTFLVSNGTNPEMLARCDPTQLYVSVDAHNRAMFEDVVKPVEDDAWESLLDTMDVLAAKDETRTVLRTTLVEGENMRDPDWYAAFYDRADPDFVELKAYMHVGHSRGRLDRSSMPDHEDVLAFAEDIQEHMPEHGALKDVPQSRVALLARDADTWVPKLNKDSEFWADDPLASD, from the coding sequence ATGAGCGACAGCGACTCCGGCGGCCCCAAGCAGGTCTCGGATCCGGAGTACCACAGCGAGAACCACACCGCCGCCCAGACGTGCGGGTGGACAGCTAACGCCCTGCGCGGCGAGGGCAAGTGCTACAAGTACGCGTTCTACGGGATCGAGTCCCACCGCTGCATCCAGATGACGCCCGTCGTCAAGTGCAACGAGCGCTGCGTGTTCTGCTGGCGCGACCACGCCGGCCACGCATACGAACTCGACGACGTCGAGTGGGACGACCCGGAGGCCGTCGTCGACGCCAGCCTGCGCCTGCAAAAGCGGCTCCTGTCGGGCTTCGGCGGTAACGACGAGGTGCCACGCGAGGTGTTCGAGCAGGCGATGGAACCGCGCCACGTCGCGATCTCGCTCGACGGCGAGCCCTCGCTGTACCCCTATCTCCCCGAACTGATCGACGAGTTCCACGAGCGAGACATCACCACGTTCCTCGTGAGCAACGGGACGAACCCCGAGATGCTAGCGCGCTGCGACCCGACGCAGCTGTACGTCAGCGTCGACGCGCACAACCGGGCGATGTTCGAGGACGTCGTCAAGCCGGTCGAGGACGACGCCTGGGAATCGTTGCTCGACACGATGGACGTGCTCGCCGCGAAAGACGAGACGCGGACCGTCCTCAGGACGACGCTCGTCGAGGGCGAGAACATGCGCGACCCCGACTGGTACGCCGCGTTCTACGATCGCGCGGACCCCGATTTCGTCGAGCTCAAAGCGTACATGCACGTCGGCCACTCGCGCGGCCGGCTGGACCGCTCCTCGATGCCCGACCACGAGGACGTCCTCGCGTTTGCCGAGGATATTCAGGAGCACATGCCCGAGCACGGCGCGCTGAAGGACGTTCCCCAGTCCAGGGTCGCGCTGCTCGCGCGCGACGCCGACACCTGGGTGCCGAAGCTGAACAAGGACAGCGAGTTCTGGGCAGACGATCCGCTCGCGAGCGACTGA
- a CDS encoding type II toxin-antitoxin system death-on-curing family toxin has product MADDPDRVDGTPFDGIEDAESSTEGGGFWYPTVEDIVRVHDDIIEEDPDGEPGIEDRERIQYAVDYVKHGMFGEKPETIHEKAFGLMRLIVSNHWFVDGNKRTALNTTNLFYLFNGYELDYGEDLRAMLKLLAVREEIVDRDVAIDYLADQTGTIDEDAMWSLGQVLVTGALADQFGVNLDTLDVRIDGTDADPDHDDHNG; this is encoded by the coding sequence ATGGCGGACGACCCTGACAGGGTTGATGGTACTCCCTTCGACGGTATCGAAGATGCAGAATCGTCAACAGAAGGTGGCGGGTTCTGGTATCCGACCGTAGAGGATATCGTCCGCGTCCACGACGACATCATCGAGGAGGATCCCGATGGAGAACCGGGGATCGAGGACCGCGAACGGATCCAGTACGCGGTTGACTACGTCAAACACGGGATGTTCGGCGAGAAGCCTGAGACGATTCACGAAAAGGCGTTTGGCCTCATGCGTCTGATCGTTTCGAACCACTGGTTCGTCGATGGGAACAAGCGAACGGCGCTGAACACTACAAACTTGTTCTACCTCTTCAACGGATACGAACTCGATTACGGTGAGGACCTTCGAGCGATGCTCAAGCTCCTCGCAGTAAGAGAGGAGATCGTCGACAGGGATGTTGCGATTGATTATCTCGCAGATCAGACGGGAACGATCGACGAGGACGCGATGTGGTCTCTCGGACAGGTCCTCGTGACTGGTGCACTTGCGGATCAGTTCGGCGTGAATCTCGATACTCTGGACGTTCGGATCGACGGAACCGACGCAGATCCGGATCACGACGACCACAACGGTTAA
- a CDS encoding DUF373 family protein, protein MLLVLCVDLDDDLGRKTSVGSPVIGEEPVREAAVALATADPEDSDVNVLFQGLHIAEGIEDEAVEVAAVTGTDGSDVAANRAVGEEVDTVLASLSTSEEVRALVVTDGAQDESVIPVIRSRVAIDGVNRVVVRQAQDLESMYYTIKQVLNDPETRGTLLVPIGILLMMYPLSVLASYFELPGLVLGTTSALLGLYLLSRGLGLSESIDRWAEQARKSLYAGRATLITYLVATVLLVIGGASGVEQLETLQSSNAAPLSAVEVAAALVYGAVRWFAAAGLTTSLGQITDEYLAERLRWRYLNAPFYVLAIAVVLHAVGAYVLGIVDLSFLAAALTGGTLLGIASTLTFAIAEARFPRDAEPAS, encoded by the coding sequence ATGCTGCTGGTGCTGTGCGTCGACCTCGACGACGACCTGGGTCGGAAGACCTCGGTCGGTTCGCCCGTGATCGGCGAGGAGCCGGTGCGGGAAGCCGCGGTCGCGCTGGCGACGGCCGATCCCGAGGACAGCGACGTCAACGTGCTGTTCCAGGGGCTCCACATCGCCGAAGGTATCGAGGACGAGGCCGTCGAGGTCGCCGCCGTGACGGGGACCGACGGGAGCGACGTCGCGGCCAACCGCGCGGTCGGCGAGGAGGTCGACACCGTGCTGGCGAGCCTCTCGACCAGCGAGGAGGTTCGGGCGCTGGTCGTCACCGACGGCGCCCAGGACGAGAGCGTGATCCCGGTGATCCGTTCGCGGGTCGCCATCGACGGCGTCAATCGCGTCGTCGTCCGGCAGGCACAGGACCTCGAATCGATGTACTACACGATCAAGCAGGTGCTCAACGACCCCGAGACGCGGGGGACGCTGCTGGTGCCGATCGGCATCCTGCTGATGATGTACCCGCTGTCGGTGCTGGCGAGCTACTTCGAGCTGCCGGGGCTGGTACTCGGGACGACCTCGGCGCTGCTCGGGCTCTACTTGCTCTCGCGGGGGCTGGGCCTGAGCGAGTCGATCGATCGCTGGGCCGAGCAGGCTCGCAAGAGCCTCTACGCCGGGCGTGCGACGCTGATCACCTACCTCGTGGCCACCGTGTTGCTGGTGATCGGCGGCGCCAGCGGCGTCGAACAGCTCGAAACGCTCCAGTCGAGCAACGCGGCGCCGCTGAGCGCCGTCGAGGTGGCCGCGGCGCTGGTGTACGGCGCCGTGCGCTGGTTCGCGGCCGCCGGACTGACGACCAGCCTCGGCCAGATCACCGACGAGTACCTGGCCGAGCGGTTGCGCTGGCGCTACCTCAACGCGCCGTTCTACGTGCTTGCAATCGCGGTCGTGCTCCACGCCGTCGGCGCGTACGTGCTCGGCATCGTCGATCTGTCGTTCCTCGCCGCAGCGCTGACCGGCGGGACGCTGCTGGGCATCGCCAGCACGCTCACGTTCGCCATCGCCGAGGCGCGGTTCCCGCGGGACGCCGAGCCCGCGTCGTAG
- a CDS encoding polyprenyl synthetase family protein has product MEFLERRRTLVEDRLEAVIDGVEPSELGEEVGHVALSGGKRVRPLVTLLACEAAGGDAEDAVDFGVGVELVHNASLVVDDVIDQSEVRRGVESAWTAFGYGPAIVASDGLLGEAFELFSGEPRAMQAATEAMIELGEGEATELVAIPGDEEEYMELARRKTGALFRAAAELGAIAADADPFTVEAFGEYAERVGVAFQIRDDVLDATADADDLGKPTGQDAEMGRPSVVEVTQLTTEEANAKAREEADRALSALERTDAADTEAGEYLRDLAEFVVVRER; this is encoded by the coding sequence ATGGAGTTTCTGGAGCGCCGACGGACGCTCGTCGAGGATCGGCTCGAAGCCGTGATCGACGGCGTCGAGCCGTCGGAGCTGGGCGAGGAGGTCGGCCACGTCGCGCTCTCGGGGGGGAAGCGCGTCCGGCCGCTCGTGACGCTGCTGGCCTGCGAGGCCGCCGGCGGCGACGCCGAGGACGCCGTGGACTTCGGCGTCGGCGTCGAGCTGGTCCACAACGCCTCGCTGGTCGTCGACGACGTGATCGACCAGTCGGAGGTGCGCCGCGGCGTCGAGAGCGCCTGGACCGCCTTCGGCTACGGGCCGGCGATCGTCGCCAGCGACGGCCTGCTCGGCGAGGCGTTCGAGCTGTTTTCAGGCGAACCCCGCGCGATGCAGGCCGCCACCGAGGCGATGATCGAACTCGGCGAGGGCGAGGCGACCGAGCTCGTCGCGATCCCCGGCGACGAGGAAGAGTACATGGAACTCGCCCGGCGCAAGACCGGCGCGCTATTCAGGGCGGCCGCCGAACTCGGCGCGATCGCCGCCGACGCCGACCCCTTCACCGTCGAGGCGTTCGGCGAGTACGCCGAGCGCGTCGGCGTCGCCTTCCAGATCCGCGACGACGTCCTCGACGCCACCGCGGACGCCGACGACCTGGGCAAGCCGACCGGGCAGGACGCCGAGATGGGCCGGCCCTCCGTGGTCGAGGTGACGCAACTGACGACCGAGGAAGCCAACGCCAAGGCCCGCGAGGAAGCCGACCGCGCGCTGAGCGCCCTGGAACGGACCGACGCCGCGGACACCGAAGCCGGCGAGTACCTGCGCGATTTAGCCGAGTTCGTGGTCGTTCGTGAACGGTGA
- a CDS encoding TIGR00296 family protein, translating to MSEAQSVTLSYEDGARAVELAREAVESYVQNGSREQPGSMREAFYARTGAYVRLQSTRGRGSLRGCAGAHQGGDQLGHVIVDAAIRAASDDSCGSEVRPAELSNITVSVCAVTNLLLTDDPIEDLELGRHGVVVDAGSETGWLYPTVPVENNWTAEEYLGRTCRKAGLPPQAWQREDVMVTLFEGQTFREREPEGSVEQLKLE from the coding sequence ATGTCCGAGGCTCAGAGCGTCACACTCTCCTACGAGGACGGCGCGAGGGCGGTGGAGCTGGCTCGGGAAGCCGTCGAATCGTACGTCCAGAACGGATCCCGCGAACAACCCGGCAGCATGCGCGAGGCGTTCTACGCGCGAACCGGCGCCTACGTGCGCCTGCAGTCGACGCGGGGCCGGGGGAGCCTGCGGGGCTGCGCCGGCGCTCACCAGGGCGGCGACCAGCTCGGTCACGTCATCGTCGACGCCGCGATCCGCGCGGCAAGCGACGACTCCTGCGGGTCGGAGGTACGACCCGCCGAACTGTCGAATATCACTGTGTCGGTCTGCGCGGTAACCAACCTCCTTCTGACGGACGATCCGATCGAGGACCTCGAACTCGGCCGCCACGGCGTCGTCGTCGACGCCGGCAGCGAGACGGGCTGGCTCTACCCGACGGTGCCCGTCGAGAACAATTGGACGGCCGAGGAGTATCTGGGGCGGACGTGCCGAAAAGCCGGGCTGCCGCCGCAGGCCTGGCAGCGCGAGGACGTCATGGTCACGCTGTTCGAGGGCCAGACGTTCCGCGAGCGCGAACCCGAAGGCAGCGTCGAGCAGCTGAAGCTCGAGTAG
- a CDS encoding sulfite exporter TauE/SafE family protein gives MLPNAGLPDPTVLLIAASLSLFGVGLVKGIAGFGTGLLAVPIISKLYSPALALGVLSVTLWLVNVHVVTTSGLPRRVLATHRGHILIAVVASVLGVLGMTLLPEFVVYIGLGSYISLYLLSRNVRWTPGIGPNRPQNSLLAGGVGGFITGAFLSGGPVFVSYFQSIEISQDEFVGALGFVFTLTMMVRIAPLYATGSFGVSQTALGVGFLVPLSMGVATGDRLRPHVPRGAFDRFVELLLVAVAANLLLDGLPAVL, from the coding sequence ATGCTCCCTAACGCCGGCTTACCAGACCCTACGGTCCTCCTTATCGCCGCTAGCCTCTCCCTGTTCGGCGTCGGTCTCGTCAAAGGCATCGCCGGGTTCGGGACGGGGCTGCTCGCCGTCCCGATCATCTCGAAGCTGTACTCCCCCGCGCTGGCGCTCGGCGTGCTCTCGGTCACCCTCTGGCTCGTGAACGTCCACGTCGTGACGACGAGCGGGCTGCCGCGTCGCGTGCTCGCCACCCACCGGGGCCACATCCTGATCGCCGTCGTCGCGTCGGTCCTCGGCGTACTCGGGATGACGCTGCTGCCGGAGTTCGTGGTCTACATCGGGCTCGGGAGCTACATCTCCCTGTACCTGCTCTCCCGGAACGTCCGGTGGACGCCCGGCATCGGCCCGAACCGGCCGCAGAACAGCCTCCTGGCGGGCGGCGTCGGCGGGTTCATCACCGGGGCGTTTCTCTCCGGCGGGCCGGTGTTCGTCAGCTACTTCCAGTCGATCGAAATCTCCCAGGACGAGTTCGTCGGCGCGCTCGGGTTCGTGTTCACGCTGACGATGATGGTCCGCATCGCGCCGCTGTACGCCACGGGCTCGTTCGGCGTCTCGCAGACGGCGCTCGGAGTCGGGTTTCTCGTCCCCCTCTCGATGGGCGTCGCGACGGGCGATCGACTTCGACCGCACGTCCCCCGTGGCGCGTTCGACCGGTTCGTCGAACTCCTGCTGGTTGCGGTCGCAGCGAACTTGCTGCTGGACGGGCTGCCGGCGGTGCTGTAG
- a CDS encoding nicotinate phosphoribosyltransferase, which yields MSGPFDTVSDEAIGEGTATDAYFRRTERTLEHAGKNPRVVAEVTVDQFPTGEFDALAGVKDVANLFEGRAVDVDAIPEGRLFDGGPVMRIEGPYLEFARFETSLLGFLSQASAFATRALEARRAAPDSQVLSFGARHVHPAITPLVERAGLLAGMDGFSHVAAGEVLGREAGGTMPHALMLLFGKGEQEAAWRAFDEAVGEDVPRVALCDTFTDEVDETLRAAAALGDDLDSVRIDTTGSRRGDFRHIVREVRWELDAVGREDVDIFVSGGITPDAMRSLRDIVDGFGVGSYVTNADPMDFALDIVAIEGEAISKRGKLSGVKEVYRTADGGHHVGLADNEAPADAEALFEPLVRDGEIVAEFDVDAAAARLREDAELVDLE from the coding sequence ATGAGCGGCCCATTCGACACGGTGTCCGACGAGGCGATCGGGGAGGGCACCGCGACCGACGCGTACTTCCGGCGGACCGAGCGGACGCTCGAACACGCCGGGAAGAACCCTCGCGTCGTCGCGGAAGTGACCGTCGACCAGTTTCCCACGGGGGAGTTCGACGCCCTCGCGGGCGTGAAAGACGTCGCCAACCTCTTCGAGGGCAGGGCGGTTGACGTCGATGCCATCCCGGAGGGCCGGCTGTTCGACGGCGGCCCGGTGATGCGCATCGAGGGGCCGTACCTGGAGTTCGCGCGCTTCGAGACGTCGCTGCTGGGCTTTCTCTCGCAGGCCAGCGCGTTCGCGACGCGCGCGCTGGAAGCGAGGCGGGCCGCCCCGGACTCGCAGGTGCTGTCCTTCGGTGCGCGCCACGTCCACCCCGCGATCACGCCGCTGGTCGAGCGCGCCGGCCTCCTCGCTGGGATGGACGGATTCTCCCACGTCGCCGCCGGGGAGGTGCTGGGCCGCGAGGCCGGCGGGACGATGCCTCACGCCCTGATGCTGCTCTTCGGGAAGGGCGAGCAGGAGGCCGCCTGGCGGGCGTTCGACGAGGCGGTCGGCGAAGACGTGCCCCGCGTCGCGCTCTGCGACACGTTCACCGACGAAGTCGACGAGACGCTACGGGCGGCCGCCGCGCTCGGCGACGATCTCGACAGCGTGCGCATCGACACGACGGGCTCGCGCCGCGGCGATTTCAGGCACATCGTCCGCGAGGTGCGCTGGGAACTCGACGCCGTCGGCCGGGAGGACGTCGACATTTTCGTCAGCGGCGGTATCACGCCCGACGCCATGCGGAGCCTGCGGGACATCGTCGACGGGTTCGGCGTCGGCAGCTACGTCACGAACGCCGACCCGATGGACTTCGCGCTCGACATCGTTGCGATCGAGGGCGAGGCGATCTCCAAGCGCGGAAAGCTCTCGGGGGTCAAAGAAGTGTACCGAACGGCAGACGGCGGCCACCACGTCGGACTTGCAGACAATGAAGCTCCCGCGGACGCCGAAGCGCTGTTCGAGCCGCTCGTGCGCGACGGCGAGATCGTCGCCGAGTTCGACGTTGACGCCGCGGCCGCGCGGCTCCGGGAAGACGCAGAACTGGTCGACCTTGAGTGA
- a CDS encoding Hvo_1808 family surface protein, with amino-acid sequence MHGRAAALLAVLAIALLAGCSGLPTAPGADGAPGEDDASARELTDDELGLVDGYRWNESIAVDGSDGLSEAELDAVVARAMARIERDRGLNFERTVPVDVVSRAEYRESSSGLFGSYDAVDTVAWRASFIVGDEGNVTAAFDELYGSSVAGYYTSAGGGKIVIVSDDPDAVRIDRSTLVHELVHALQDQQFGIARATDTRDERLAWNGLIEGEANYLMQRYDADCGAAFECVDVSTDGRGPASESLNMGLYLTTFLPYSDGPAFVDDLHERGGWDAVDRAYENPPTSTAQIIHPERYPDDPPREVTVTDRSDGEWERFGASGSDEDGSGESGETVESSESDARTERLGEASLFAGLWHNGVIGYQYPFSASGEHTIYRYEHPITDGWDGDVLVPYRDGDGRTGYVLRTAWTNASEATAFRGGYERLLDSQNATEVSAGVYRVPESASFTGAYRVTRTDDVVTIVHAPTVDALDGVHAPTVAAAETAARDSVAASPVESDAAGAAAPANG; translated from the coding sequence ATGCATGGACGGGCCGCGGCGCTGCTCGCGGTGCTCGCGATCGCGCTGTTGGCGGGGTGTTCCGGCCTACCGACGGCGCCGGGCGCCGACGGCGCCCCCGGCGAGGACGATGCGAGCGCTCGCGAGCTGACCGACGACGAGCTCGGGCTGGTCGACGGCTACCGCTGGAACGAGTCGATCGCCGTCGACGGCTCCGACGGGCTCTCCGAGGCCGAGCTCGACGCCGTCGTCGCGCGGGCGATGGCCCGGATCGAGCGAGATCGCGGGCTGAACTTCGAGCGCACGGTCCCGGTCGACGTCGTCTCGCGCGCGGAGTACCGCGAGTCGTCGAGCGGCCTCTTCGGGTCGTACGACGCGGTCGACACGGTCGCCTGGCGCGCTTCCTTTATCGTCGGCGACGAGGGCAACGTCACCGCGGCGTTCGACGAGCTGTACGGCTCGTCTGTGGCGGGCTACTACACCTCCGCCGGTGGCGGCAAGATCGTCATCGTCAGCGACGACCCAGACGCGGTCCGGATCGATCGGTCGACGCTCGTCCACGAGCTCGTCCACGCTCTGCAGGACCAGCAGTTCGGCATCGCGCGGGCGACCGACACGCGCGACGAGCGGCTCGCCTGGAACGGCCTGATCGAGGGGGAAGCGAACTACCTGATGCAGCGCTACGACGCCGACTGCGGCGCGGCGTTCGAGTGCGTCGACGTCTCGACCGACGGCCGAGGTCCCGCCTCGGAGTCGCTGAACATGGGGCTGTACCTGACGACGTTCCTGCCCTACAGCGACGGGCCGGCGTTCGTCGACGACCTTCACGAACGAGGCGGCTGGGACGCCGTCGACCGGGCGTACGAGAATCCGCCGACGAGCACCGCCCAGATCATCCATCCCGAGCGCTACCCCGACGACCCGCCGCGCGAGGTCACCGTCACCGACCGCAGTGACGGCGAGTGGGAGCGGTTCGGGGCGAGCGGATCCGATGAGGACGGGAGCGGTGAGAGCGGTGAGACCGTCGAGAGCAGCGAGAGCGACGCTCGCACCGAACGCCTCGGCGAGGCGTCGCTGTTCGCGGGGCTCTGGCACAACGGCGTGATCGGCTACCAGTACCCCTTCTCGGCGTCCGGCGAGCACACGATCTACCGGTACGAGCACCCGATCACCGACGGCTGGGACGGCGACGTACTGGTTCCGTACCGCGACGGCGACGGCCGGACGGGCTACGTGCTCCGGACGGCCTGGACGAACGCCTCGGAGGCGACGGCGTTCCGCGGCGGCTACGAGCGACTGCTGGATTCGCAGAACGCGACCGAGGTATCGGCGGGGGTCTATCGCGTTCCCGAGAGCGCCTCCTTCACCGGCGCGTACCGCGTGACCCGGACTGACGACGTCGTGACGATCGTCCACGCCCCGACGGTCGACGCGCTCGACGGCGTTCACGCCCCGACGGTCGCGGCAGCCGAAACGGCCGCTCGCGATTCGGTAGCGGCGTCGCCCGTCGAGTCGGACGCCGCTGGCGCCGCGGCGCCCGCGAACGGATAG